The uncultured Fretibacterium sp. sequence GTGGTGCAGGGCGTGGGTATGACGGCGTGGCTGGGAAGCGAGGGGATTTTCTCGGGCGGCTTCTTCAGCGCGCTTCTGGTCGTGACGACGCTCACGGCGGGTTCCATCGCCGTGATGTGGATGGGCGAGGAACTTTCGGATCACGGCATCGGCAACGGCATTTCCCTCCTGATCTTCGCGGGCATCGTGGCCCGGATCCCCGAGGCGGTGGTGCGGAGCTGGAGCATGGTCCGCGTGGGGCAGCTGAACCTGCTGGCGCTCCTGGTCGGGCTCATCCTCATGGTCGTCGTCGTCGCGGGATGCATCATGCTCCAGGAGGGGCAGCGGCGTCTGCCGGTCCAGTACGCCAAGCGCGTGGTGGGCAACAAGGTGTACGGCGGCCAGAGCACGTTCATCCCGCTGAGGGTCAATCAGTCCGGGGTCATCCCCATCATCTTCGCCTCGTCCATCCTGATCTTCCCCTACACGGTGGCGAATTTCTTCAGCGAGAGCTCCGTTGGACGATTCCTTAAGGCTCTTTTTGAGCCGAACAGCCTGTTCTACATCATCTGCTATGTCGCGCTGATCATATTCTTCGCCTACTTCTACACGGCGGTCGTCTTCAACCCAACGGACATCGCCAACAACATGAAGAAGTACGGCGGGTTCATCCTGGGCATCCGGCCCGGTCAGCCCACGGCGGACTACATCACGAAGGTGATGGAGCGCATCACGCTGGGCGGGGCCGTCTTTTTGGCGATCATCGCCCTGGTTCCCAACTTCATGTCCTCCATCATGAAGATCAGGAGCTTCTATTTCGGCGGCACGGCGGTCCTGATCGTCGTCGGCGTCGCGCTCGACACCGTACATCAGATCGAGGCTCAGCTTTTGATGCGCCACTACGACGGAATCCTCAAGAAGTCCGGGGGAAAATCGGGCAGCCTGCTCCGCATGTAAGGGCATAGGAGGCGAATCAGCGTGAGATTGGTCCTTTTAGGTGCTCCAGGGTCGGGAAAGGGGACGCAGGCCGCCCTTTTGAAAGAGCGTCTCGGCTGTGCCCACGTCTCGACCGGCGATATTTTTCGAAAGAACCTGAAGGAGGAGACGCCCCTCGGTCTCCTTGCCCGCAGCTACATGGACAAGGGGGCCCTGGTTCCCGACGAGGTCGTCCTGAAGATGGTGTCGGGCCGTCTTCTGGAGCCCGACATGGAGGCGGGGTTTCTGCTGGACGGTTTTCCCCGCACCATAGCGCAGGCGGAGTTCCTCGAGAGCTTCCTTGCGGAGCGGGGCCAGGCGCTGGATGCGGTCATCCTCTTCGACATCGGGGACGAGGCCCTGGTCCGGCGTCTCTCCAACCGGCGGACCTGCCGCTCCTGCGGGGCGATCTTCAACCTCCTGACCCTGGACGGGGACGGGCACAGCTGCCCTGCCTGCAGCGGGGAGCTTTATCAGAGGGACGACGACGAGGAGTCCGTGATCCGAAATCGATTGAAGGTTTTCCACGACCAGACCCAGCCGCTGATCGACTGGTATGGGAAAAAGGGACTGCTGAGCGCTGTGGACGCCTCTCAGGCTCCGGAGGCGGCCTATGGCGATATCACGGCGATTCTGAAACAGCATGGTGCGCCTTAAGTCGGAGGAGGAGCTCGTCCTGATGCGTCGGGCGGGCAAGGTGGTCGCGGAGGTGTTGGACCTCCTGCGGGAGGCCGTCCGCCCGGGCGTCTCCACGGGAGAGCTGGATCGC is a genomic window containing:
- the secY gene encoding preprotein translocase subunit SecY; translation: MLGSFGDAFRLPDLKRRILFTLGVLFVFRLGAHIPTPGVDRAAMAQLFGGNNSGVLDFLNLFSGGALKNFSIFSLGVAPYINSSIVMQLLVVIFPYLEKLQKDNTEGRKKIVQWTRYGSVLFAVVQGVGMTAWLGSEGIFSGGFFSALLVVTTLTAGSIAVMWMGEELSDHGIGNGISLLIFAGIVARIPEAVVRSWSMVRVGQLNLLALLVGLILMVVVVAGCIMLQEGQRRLPVQYAKRVVGNKVYGGQSTFIPLRVNQSGVIPIIFASSILIFPYTVANFFSESSVGRFLKALFEPNSLFYIICYVALIIFFAYFYTAVVFNPTDIANNMKKYGGFILGIRPGQPTADYITKVMERITLGGAVFLAIIALVPNFMSSIMKIRSFYFGGTAVLIVVGVALDTVHQIEAQLLMRHYDGILKKSGGKSGSLLRM
- a CDS encoding adenylate kinase; translated protein: MRLVLLGAPGSGKGTQAALLKERLGCAHVSTGDIFRKNLKEETPLGLLARSYMDKGALVPDEVVLKMVSGRLLEPDMEAGFLLDGFPRTIAQAEFLESFLAERGQALDAVILFDIGDEALVRRLSNRRTCRSCGAIFNLLTLDGDGHSCPACSGELYQRDDDEESVIRNRLKVFHDQTQPLIDWYGKKGLLSAVDASQAPEAAYGDITAILKQHGAP